Within Myceligenerans xiligouense, the genomic segment CGTCGCGCGCGACCTGCTCGGGGTCGTCGGCCAGGGCACCAGGACGATCGTCACGGTCGAACAGGATGTCGACGTGACGGCGATCATCGAAGAGACCGCGAGGAAGTACGGCACCGACGTCGTGACCGTCAGCACAGCAACTGCTTCACACGCCCCCGAAGCACTGCCACCACTCACGCGGCTCAATGCTGCGGTCGGCGAGTCCGCGGCCCGGGCGCTCACGGCGGATCTTGGCTGGATCGTGGACGATCCCACCGTGGCTACGGTACTGAGGTCCGTGCGCATGCCGGGACGGATGAGCACGTATCGGCGGAAGGCCGGTCCGGTGATGGTCGACGGCGCCATCTCCCCCGAAGGCATCCGGGCGGCCATCGACGCGTACCGGGTCCTGCGTGAGGAAGCGGGGAACGGCGACGAGGGCCTTGGGACCGTCGTGGCCAGCTTCCCCGACACGAAGGACGCGGAAGCGTGCTTCGCGGAACTCCGGGACTTCGCAACGGTGATCCCGGCGCGCGCTGATGACTACCTGGCTTTCACCAAGGCGGAGGCTCTCTACCCCGAAGTCCTTCCAGCCGCTGACGCACTGGCCCGAGGATTGGCGGGCGGGCCATGCCTGCTCGTCGGCACGCAGTCGTTCGTCGCCCTCGCGCTGGACGTTCTCGACATCTCCACAGATCTGGCCTATCGGGCACCGGGCTGACCAGACCCGGCCACCGGCACACAGCCAACACGATCAGGCTGCCAGAGCGCTCCTCACAGTCAGTCGTAGATCTTCTCCGCGTACCTCGGGCCGTAGTAGGCGTCCAGGTCTGCGAGGGAATCGTGCTTGCGCTCGAGTGCCTTCGAGATGACCGCGCGGCGCGGAACGGCGTCGGGCTCCCACGACTCCGGGTCCCACGCCTTCGACCGGAGGAACGCCTTGGAGCAGTGGTAGAACACCTCGGCGATCTCGACCTCGAGGCCGATCACGGGCACATGGTTGCGGACCTGGAGGTCCGCGAACCAGGGCGCGTCACGCACGATGCGCGCGGTGCCGTTGACCCGCAAGGTGTCGCCACGGCCCGGGACGACGAAGATCAGCCCGACACGTGGATCGGCGAGCAGGTTGTGGAAACCGTCCGCGCGGCGGTTGCCGGGCCGCTCGGGGACACCGATGGTGTGGTCGTCGAGCGCGACGGCGAGCGATCCCGCCGGGTCGCCCTTGGGTGACACGTCGAGGTGGCCGTCGGGGGCGGCGGTGGCGACGAAGCCGAGCGACGCCGCCGCGAGAAATTCCCGGTCGATCGCGTGCAGGGCGGTACGCACCTTGTCACGCGCCGGGGGGATCGCCTGGCCGACGATGCCCTCCAGTTCCGTGACGGACATGATCCGGGTACCCCGGCGAGAGGTCGCAGCAGCAGTCATGGTCTCAACGTAGCGGCGGCGTCCGGCCGCGGTACCGACGGGCGCGCCGGCACGCCCCCGGCAGCCGGGCACGGTCAGCCGAGCCAGCCTTGTTCTCGGGCGACCCAGACGGCGGCGGTGCGGTCCTGGACGTCCAGCTTGGCGAAGACGCGGATCAGGTGCGTCTTCACGGTGGCCTCCGTGATGAACAGCCGGGCGCCGATCTCCGCGTTGGAACGGCCGCTCGCCACCAGGGCCAGTACCTCGATCTCGCGCGGGGTGAGCCGGTCCGTCCGGACGGAGGACACCAGGCGTGTGGCCACACGGGGCGCCAGCACCGTCTCGCCCCGTGCCGCCGCGCGGATCCCGGCGACCAGGTCCGCACGCGGGGTGTCCTTGAGCAGGTAGCCCGTGGCCCCTGCCTCGACGGCGCGCAGGATGTCGGCATCGGTGTCATAGGTGGTCAGGACCACGACACGCGGCGGGCCGCCTGTCGCGCGGATCCGGCTCGTGGCGCCGACGCCGTCGAGCACCGGCATCCGGAGATCCATGAGGACGACGTCGGGCGTCAGCTCGGCGGCCAGAGCGACCGCCTGGGCGCCGTCACTCGCCTCGGCGACCACCTCGAGGTCGGCTTCGACGGTCAGCATGCCCACCAGCCCTGAGCGCACCACGGGATGGTCGTCCGCCACCAGCACCCGGATCATCCGCTCCGCCCTCCCGCGTTACCGCCGCCGCCGGCTCCGGCTCCGGCTCCGGCTCCGGCTCCGGCTCCGGCTCCGGCTCCGGCCCCAGGTTCCTCGGTATCCCCCAACGGCAGCCACACCGCCACGAGTGTTCCGCCCGTCTCGCCCGGGCCGATCGACAGGCTACCTCCGGCCGTCGCGACACGTTCGCGCATGCCGGACAGCCCGAACCCCTCGTCGGCCCCCAGTCCGAAGTCTCCGGGGAGCCCGCGTCCGTCGTCGGACACCTCGAGCAGCACCGCGTCGTCCGCACACGCCAGGCGGACCTCGACCGTGCTCGCGGCCGCATGACGCCGCACGTTCGCGAGACCCTCCTGCGCCACCCGCAGCAGCACCACCTCGGCCGACGGGGGCAGGCCCAGCACGCCGTCGGCGACGAACCACGCCTGCAGGCCGGTCTCCTCGCCGAACCGGGTCACGAGGCGGCCGAGCGCCTCGGCCAGCGACTTCTCCTTCAACGGTGCCGGCGCGAACGCCGCGACCAGCGCCCTGGCCTCGGCGAGGTTGTCACGTGCCGTCTCCTCGATCAGGTGGAGCCGATCGCGTGCCGACTCGGGACCGTCGGCGTCCAGCACCGCCGAGGCCGCCTGCGCCTGCATGACGACGCTCGTGAATCCCTGCGCGAGCGTGTCGTGGATCTCCCGGGCGATGCGTGCCCGTTCCGCCTCCACCCCCGCGGCGTGGTGCGACCGGGCCAGGGCGTCCTGGGCGGCGCGGAGCTCGTCGACGAGTCGCGCGTGCTCCTCACCGCGCCGCATCGTCCACGCGACCCACATGCCCAGCCCGACGGCGAACACGAGGATCACCGCCATCTGCGCCGGGACCGTGGTTACCAGGCCCGGCGTGAACCCCTCACGGGCCAGGATTCCCAGCACCGCCGTCACCGCGAGCGCCGTGCTGGCGGCGACGGACCACCGCCGCCGCTCGAGAAGCATCCAGCAGTGCGCGAACGCCACGAACAGCAGAAGGGAGGCACTGCCGGAACCCGTGAGCGCGGCTCCGGTGCCGAGCACGAGGACGACGAGGTAGGCCGCGGCGGTCGACTGGTTCCGTGAGCGTGCGGCACGCCGCCCCCAGATCGCGTACGCGAGGCCGATGAGGGCGATCGCCGTGCAGGACAGCAGCAGGTCACGTCCGTGCGTGCCCTCGACGGCGATCTGGATCGCGGTGAGGACCAGGATCGCGACGAACGCGACGTCCCACCACACGACGATCCGGTCCCAGGCGGCGTACGGCCCGCCGGGCGCCGGCGGCAGGTCGTCCCCGACGGCCGGCGGCGGGACGGCATGCCCGGCGGCCGTCGCCGTGCGGCTCGCCGCGTCACCCGTCATCTCGCCTCCGCCAGCGGAACGTCCGCACGCCGACCACGAGTCCCAGGATCAGCCACGCTCCCAGGACGGCGGCGATCAGGGGGTACTGCCACTCGCCTGTGCTCTCGACGGCCGCGAACTCGTCGGGCAGGAACACCGACCGCATGCCCTGGGCCATCCACTTGAGCGGGAAGACCTGTGCGACCTGTTGCATCCACTCCGGCAGTGCGGGATAGGGGAAGAAGACGCCGGAGATGAACTGGAGCACCAGGACGACCGGTGTCACCACCGCCGAGGCCGACCGCCCGGACCGCGGTACTCCTGAGAACGCCACCCCGGTGACCGTACCCGTGGCGGTCCCGAGCACGAACACCCAGGCGAAGGTCCACCAGCGGTCGCCCTCCGGCATCGGGACGTCGAACGCGAGCACGGCCAGCGCGATCAGCGCGGTCATCTGCACGACCGAGACCAGGAGTACCTGGCCCACCTTGCCGAGGAAGTAGGAGAGCACCGGGAGCGGCGTGGCGCGCAGGCGCTTGAGCGTGCCGTCGTCGCGTTCGACGGCGATCGAGATCGCGACGGTCTGGAAGCTGGACAGCATGATTCCGGTGGCGACCATGCCGGGCAGGAAGTACTGGGCGAAGCTGATCTCCATCTGCCCTGCCGCGATGTCGAACACCTGCTCCTGGCCGCCGAACACGGCGGCGAAGATCGTCATCATGATCAGCGGGTAGGCGAAGATGAAGATCATCGCGTCGCGTTCACGCAGGAAGCCGAGCATCTCGACGCGGGTTCGCACCAGGGCGAGGCTGACGGTGCCGGGGAGCGGGAGGGACCGGGCCGGGGCCGTCCGGCCGGTGTCGTGGGTGCTGCTGGTCATCGCTGCTCCTCCGCGTTCGATCCCGTGGTGGATCGGCCGTCACCGATGAGGTCGAGATAGACGTCCTCCAGGGTGGGCCGGGTGACGGTGAGCCCTGGGATCTCACCGCCTGGAGCCGCGACGTCTCGCGCGAGCCGGGCGACCGCCTCCGTCGGTCGTTCGGTGCGCAGGAACTGCCGTTCGTCGCCGTCGAGCCAGGTGACCAGCGGTGTGCGCGCGTCCGGTCCGCCGAGAGCGTCCGGCGGGCCGGCGGCGACGATCCGCCCGCGGTCGATGACCACCACCCGGTCGGCCAGGTAGGCCGCCTCCTCCAGGTAGTGGGTGGTCAGCAGGATCGTGGCGCCGTCGTCGCGCAGGCCGGTCACGAGGTCCCAGAACGAGCGCCGCGCCTGCGGGTCGAAGCCGGTCGTGGGCTCGTCGAGGAAGAGGAGCTCCGGCCGGCCGACGATCCCGAGCGCGACGTCGAGGCGTCGCCGCTGACCGCCGGACAGGGCGCGCGCCCGCTTGCGTACGTGCTCGGTGAGGCCCACGGCCTCGATCACCTCGGCGGGGGGCCGCGGCCCTGGGTAGTACCGCGCGGTGGCGCCGACCATCTCGCCGACGGTCAGCTCGCCGAGATCACGCGAGTCCTGGTGGACGACCCCGATCCGCGTCCGCCACGCGCGGCCGGCTCGCGCGGGGTCCTCGCCGAGTACGGACACCTCGCCTGCGTCGCGGTCCCGGAAACCCTCCAGGATCTCGATGGTGGTGGTCTTCCCGGCGCCGTTGGGACCGAGGAGCGCGAAGATCTCACCACGCCGGACATCGAGGTCGAGGCCGTCGACGGCGGCGACGTCCCGGACGCCGCCCGGGCCGCGCGAGCGGTAGCTCCTGCGCAGCCCGCGGACGCTGACGGCCGCGGCGGGAGGTCGCTCCGGGGCGATTCCCCGGGCCGATGAGTGGTCGGTTCGCATGCGTTCATCGTCGAGCACCGCCTCCGGCTCCGCCACCACCGGTCGACCGGAAAGGCATTCAACCGTTCGGTTGACCCGGCCGGATACCGGCACGGGATCCCGGGACGATGCGATACCTCAGCGCGGGCGCGTCGGTGCGGGCGCCTCAGCGCACGCCCCGCAGCCTCCACCCCGCCACCGCCGCGCCCACGACCAGCGCGACCACCCACATCGACGCCGGCCCGTGCGCGTCCGGATCCACGAGGGTGAGCGCGAGGTACTCCCCCAGGACCCGGATCGGCTCGAACGGGTAGGCCCGCAGGAACTCCGCGGCGGTGTGCACCTGCTGCAGGGTCGCGTTGATCGCCGGCAGCAGCGACTGCGCGAGCCACACGAGCGCGAGCGCCGGAGCCCACATCACCCACGTCCATGGCCGCCCGACGGCGACGCTCGTCCCGAGCGCCACGCCGACCAGCACCGCCAGCAGCCAGCTCGTCCCCAGCTGCGCTCCGGGGAACTCGGGCAGCACGATGGCCAGGGCGTCCTGCGCGAACAGGATCGGCACCGCGGCGGCGCAGGCCCGGAGCCAGACGGGCCCGAGGGCGGTGAGCAGCCCGAGCACGAGGCCACCCGTCGTGGCCACCAGCGCGACGACGGCGAGGCCCGCGACGATCTCGGAACCCGCGGCGGCGCCTCGGGGCCACCAGCCCTCCATCGCTCCCCCCGCCAGGAGGAACGTCCCCACCGCGGTGCCGAGCGTGCCGACGACGGCGGCCCCGGCCGCCCACGTCGCCGGAGGCTGCCGACCGACGACGGCCACGGCGCGACGCCTGACGAGCGCGGCCAGGCAGCCCGCGGCGGCGCCCCCGGCCACCATGCCGGTGACGAAGCTCGACAACGTCGGCAGGCTCTGCCCGTCGCCCCGCACCAGGAGGTACACCTGGGGCGCGACCGCGACGGCGAGCCAGGCCACGGCCGCCGCGAGCATCACGACGACCGGCAACCACCAGTTCCGGCGCACCAGGCCGGGAGCGCCCGCGTCCTTCTCACCGTTCACGCGGGCGATCCTGGCAAGTCGTCTCCGTCACGGTCAACTACGCGGACTTCCGCACCGAGACGGTCCGGTCCGGTCCGGTCGCGGCGGACACGGCCACCGAGTCCGCCAGCGTCTCCGCGGCCACGAGCGCCTCGTGCCCGCGCACCGCCTCGACCCACTCGCCCGGCACCGCGAGCGTGAGGGCGATCCGGTCGGTCACGTGCAGGCCGGCGGCCTTGCGCGCCTCCTGCACGTCACGGATCACGTCGCGCGCGTAGCCCTCGGCCCGCAGGTCGTCGTCGAGCGCCAGGTCGAGCACCACGAACCCGCCGCCGGCCAGGACCGCGGCCGCGACGTCGGCCCCCGCGTCCTCGCCCACGACCGTCGCCAGCTCGTACTCGGACGCGAGCAGCTCGACGTCGCCGTCGGCGGTCCGCACGACCACGTGCGCGATGCCGTCGTCGCCCGCCGTCTTCGTCCAGTCGCCCGCCTTCGACGCCTTGATGACGGCCTGCACGCCCTTCCCGAGGCGCGGCCCGGCGGCCCGGGCGTTGACGGCGAGGCGCTCGGTGATCCCGTACGACGCCGCCACCTCGGGCGAGAAGGCCACCAGCTCGACCGACTTCAGGTTCAGCTCGGACGCGAGCAGCTCGGCGAACGGCGCGACGCCATCCGGGTCCGGCACGGCCACCACCAGGGACTTCAACGGCTGGCGCACCCGCAGCCCGTTCGCCTTGCGCAGCGCCAGGGTCTGCGACACGACGGCGCGCGCCGACTCGACGGCGGCCACCAGTGCGTCGTCGGCCACCAGGACCGCGTCCTCCGCGCCGCCGGCCGACGCCCCTCGGGGCGTCCCGAGGGACGGCCAGTCCGCCAGGTGCACCGACCGGCCGCCGGTGAGCCCGCGCCAGACCTCCTCCGTGGTCAGCGGCGCGAGCGGCGCCATGACCCGGCACAGCACCTCCAGGGCGGTCCAGAGGGTGTCGAACGCGTCGGCGTCCTCCTCCCAGAACCGGTCCCGCTGGGTGCGGACGTACCAGTTGGTCAGCGCGTCCAGGTACTGGCGCACGGTCTCGCACGCACCCGCGATGTCGTACCCGTCGAGCTGCTCGGTGACCGTGACAGCCAGGTCGCGGGTGCGCGCGAGCAGATAGCGGTCCATCGCGCCCAGCCCTGCCACGCGCTCGGGGTCGAGGGGGCGGGCCAGCCGGCCCCGGTCGCCGTCGGCCCCCTTGACGCTGTTGGCGTACAGGGTGAAGAAGTAGTACGTGCTCCACAGCGGCAGCAGGACCTGCCGTACCGCGTCGCGGATGCCGTCCTCCGTCACGACCAGGTTGCCGCCGCGCAGGATCGGCGAGGCCATGAGGAACCAGCGCATCGCGTCCGACCCGTCGCGGTCGAAGACCTCGTTGACGTCCGGGTAGTTGCGCAGCGACTTGGACATCTTGCGGCCGTCGGATCCGAGCACGATGCCGTGCGACAGCGCCGTCTGGAACGCCGGGCGGTCGAACAGCGCGGTCGCGAGGATGTGCAGCGTGTAGAACCAGCCGCGGGTCTGGCCGATGTACTCCACGATGAAGTCGCCCGGGTGGTGGTGCTCGAACCAGTCGGTGTTGTCGAACGGGTAGTGCACCTGGGCGTACGGCATGGAGCCGGAGTCGAACCAGACGTCCAGCACGTCCTCGACGCGCCGCATCGTCGACTTCCCGGTCGGGTCGTCGGGGTTGGGCCGGGTCAGCTCGTCGACGAACGGGCGGTGCAGGTCCGGCGCGTCGGGGTTCGCGGGATCGCGCGGCAGCCGCCCGAAGTCACGCTCCAGCTCCTCGAACGAGCCGTACACGTCGATCCGCGGGTAGGCCGGGTCGTCGCTCTTCCACACCGGCACGGGCGAGCCCCAGAACCGGTTACGGGTGATCGACCAGTCGCGCGCGTTCGACAGCCACTTGCCGAACTGCCCCTCCTGGATGTGCTCGGGAACCCAGGTGATGTCCTTGTTCAGCTCGACCATGCGGTCCTTGAACTTCGTCACCTCGACGAACCACGACGACACGCCCATGTACATCAGCGGCTGCCGGCAGCGCCAGCAGTGCGGGTAGGAGTGGTCGTAGGACTCGCGGCGCACCAGCACCGTGCCCGCGGTGACCGCACCGGCCTCGTCGTCCGCCCCGCCACGCGTGCGGGCCTTCAGGTGGTCGATGATCGGCGAGTTCGCGTCGAACACCTGCAGGCCGGCGTACTCGTCCACGGGGTGGGTGAACCGGCCGTCGGCCCCGACCGGCATGACGGACTCCACGCCCTCCCGGTCGCACACGATCTTGTCGTCCTCGCCGAACGCGCCGGCGCTGTGCACCAGGCCCGTACCGTCCGTGGTGGTGACGAAGTCCGCCTCGACGACGCGGTGCGCGCGCTCACGGCCCACGTAGTAGGAGAACGGCGGGGTGTAGGCGACGCCGAGCAGGTCGCGACCGGTGAGGCGGGCGACGACACGCGCTTCCTCCGCGCCTTCCTCGACCAGCTCGCGGGCGTACGCGGCCAGCCGTGCCTCGGCGACGACGGAGCGGGTGCCCGCCGACTCCACCACGACGTAGTCGATGTCCGGACCCACCATGACCAGCAGGTTGGACGGCAGGGTCCACGGCGTCGTGGTCCAGATCAGCAGCTTGTCACCCGGCCGCACCCCCGCCGACGCCGCGGCGTCCGGCACGGTGGTGACGTCGAAGCCCACCGTGACCGCCGGGTCCTGGCGGTTCTGGTAGACGTCGTCGTCCATGCGCAGCTCGTGGTTGCTCAGCGGCGTCTGGTCGTTCCAGCAGTAGGGCAGGACGCGGAAGTCCTCGTAGATCAGGCCCTTGTCGTACAGCGACTTGAACGCCCAGATCACCGACTCCATGAAGGTCGGGTCGAGCGTCTTGTAGTCGTGCTCGAAGTCGACCCAGCGCGCCTGGCGCGTGACGTAGGCGCGCCACTCGTCGGTGTACTTCATGACGGAGCTGCGGCAGGCCTCGTTGAACTTGTCGATGCCGAGCTCGACGATCTCGTCCTTGGTCTTGATGCCGAGCTGGCTCATCGCCTCCAGCTCGGCCGGCAGGCCGTGCGTGTCCCAGCCGAAGCGCCGCTCGACGCGCTTGCCGCGCATCGTCTGGTAGCGCGGCACGACGTCCTTCGCGTAACCGGTCAGCAGGTGGCCGTAGTGGGGCAGGCCGTTGGCGAAGGGCGGGCCGTCGTAGAAGACGAACTCGTTCTCGCCGTTCTCGCCCGCGTCGCGCTGGTCGATGGAGGCCTGGAAGGTCCCGTCGACCTCCCAGTGGTCGAGGACCTCGCGCTCGAGCGCGGGCAGGTCCGGGGACGCGGCGACGTTGTCGTCGCCGCGGTGCAAGGGATAGCGGGCTGAGTCAGCCATGGTCTCGTGGCTCCTGCGGTGGTGGTCGGTCCGGCAGCGCTGCTGCGAGGACGACACAACATCTGCCGCGGTACCACCCCGCTTGCCGCGCGCGTGTGCCGCCCCGTGGGGCGGCGGCCGCGAGCGGCCGCTCGTTGACGGCTGTGACGGGCCTGCCCGTCCGGTTCTACTGAGATGCCCGACGGCGGCCGCGGGTGCGGTCGCGCTGCGGGTACCCGTTCTTCCGGAGGCTCACCGGTGATGGCCGGGTCGATGCCTGTGGGCACATCCTAGCGTCAGGTCGCAACCGGAATGTCGGCTACACCACGGTGAAGGCGACGGTGTGGTGTCCCGTGGCGCCGTCCGGGGCCGGGGGCGCCTTCGCGTCCGTCTGCGTCTCGCCGTCGGTGTTGGTGGCACGGACCGACACCGTGTGGTCCCCCGCCTCGAGGTCCAGCACCGCACGCCACTGGCGCCAGGTGTCGACCCCGGTGGACTCGGCCAGTTCGGCGGGGATCCAGTCGCCGTCGTCGGCCTTGACCTCGACGCCCTGGATGCCGACGTGCTGCGCCCACGCCACCCCGGCCACCACCACCTCGCCGGCGTCGACGTTCGCGAAGCCGCGCGGGACGTCGACGCGGGACTGCACCTTGATGGGCCCCAGCGCGGACCAGCCGCGCGGCGTCCAGTAGCCCTCGTCCTGGTCGAACGTGGTGACCTTGAGCTCGGTCACCCACTTGGTCGCCGACACGTACCCGTACAGGCCCGGCACGACCAGCCGCGCCGGGAACCCGTGCCGCGTCGGCAAGGGCTCGCCGTTCATACCGATGGCCAGGAGGGACATCCGGTCCGGGTCGGTGAGCACCTCCAGCGGCGTGCCGGCGGTGAAGCCGTCCACGGACCGCGACAGCACCATGTCGGCGCCCGCCTGCGGCCGGGCCCGCTCCAGCAGCTCCCGGATCGGGTAGCCGAGCCAGAGAGCATTGCCGATGAGGTCGCCGCCCACGGCGTTCGACACGCAGGCGAGGGTCACGTGGTGCTCGGTCATCGGCAGGGCGACCAGTTCGTCCCAGCCGATCTCGAACGGCTCCTCGACCATCCCGGTCACGCGCAGCGACCAGTTCTCGGGGTCCACCTCCGGGACTCGCAGGGCGGTGTCGATGCGGTAGAAGTCGTCGTTCGGCGTCACGTACGGGGCCAGGCCGTCCACCGGAAGGTCCGCACCCGACGGGACCGGATCCGCGGGTCGCGCCGCGTCCGGGAGCCGGAAGCGCTCACGCACCGCCTCCACGGCACGCCCGCCGGCACCGATCGCCTGCGACGCCGCGAGCGCCACCAGCGCACCCGCCGCGGCAAGACCGGTGATCTGGAGGAAGCGGCGGCGGTCGGGGCCCGACGGCGGCGCGGCGGGCGGGGCGGCGTCCTGCGGCGCGGCGGACGAGGTGGCGTCCTGCGCTGCGGCGGGCACGGTGAGGTCCGGCGCGGTGTCCGGGCCGGGGCGGGCAGCGTCGGGACTTTCGCCGTCGGCACGCCTGTCCGGGACGGCTTCCCCGGCGCCGGGCACGGCGCGGGGCGCGGGGCGGGTGACCCCGCCGGTCCCCAGCGTGCGCACGGCGGCCCGCAGCACCGGTACGGCCACGCCGATGCCGATCAGGCTCGGCGCGGCCCACAGCGGCGTGGCGGCCGGCCGTGTGGCGGCGAGGACCGCGCCCGCCAGGCCCACCAGGACCAGGAGTGCGACGCCGATGCCGGACCGGCGGCGCTCGAGCCAGCCTGCGAGGGCAGCGCCCACCGCGAGGACGAAGCCCATCGAGCCGAGCAGCACCGCCTTGTCGGCGGTCCCGAACCATTCGACCGCGAAGTCCTTGAGCCATGACGGCACGATGTCGACGACGGCGGCACCACCGGCGAAGATCGTGCTGGCGCCGGGGGCGATCACGGCGGACAGCAGCTCGGACACCGCCAGCCCCACACCGGCGGCGACGACTCCTGCCACGGCGGCGAGCGCCCCATGCCTGTCACCTGAGTTCATGCCTGTCAGCCTCGCACCTGCGGCCCGCCGGCACCGCGCCGTGGCCCACACCGTCACAACTCCGTAAGGGGTGGAGGCAGGGCACCCGCCCGCGGCCGGTCGCACTCCGGCGGCCGGTCACACTCCGGCGTCGCGCACGATCTTGCTGTTGTGGGCCTGCGCGCGCGGGCGGATCGTGACCTGGTCGATGTTCACGTGGTCCGGGCGGGAGACGGTCCAGGCGACGGTGTCGGCCACGTCCTCGGCGGTCAGCGGGGTGTAGCCCGCGTAGACCCGCGCGGCCTTCTCGGCGTCGCCGTCGAAGCGCACCAGGGAGAACTCCTCGGTGGCGACCGCCCCGGGTGCGATCTCGATGACGCGCACCGGCTCGCCGGCGATCTCCCAGCGCAGCGTCTGGGACAGCATGTGCTCACCGTGCTTGGCCGCCGTGTAGCCGGCGCCGCCCTCGTAGGCGCCGAGCGCTGCGGTGGAGGTCAGGTTCACGACGTCGGCCACACCGCGCGCCGCACCCGCCTCCCGCAGCAGCGGCAGCGTCGCCTTGGTGACCCGCAGGGTGCCGAGCACGTTCACCTCGTACATCCAGCGCCATCCGTCGACGTCGCCGTCCTCGACCTTGTCGAGGCCGAGCGCGCCACCGGCGTTGTTGATGACGGCGTCCAGCCCGCCGGTCGCCGCCAGGTGCTCGGCGAGCCCGGCCACGGCGTCGTCGTCGGTCACGTCCAGGGCGTACGGCTCCGCGCCGGTCTCGGCGGCGAGCGCCTCGAGCCGCTCCCTGCGCCGGGCGGCGGCGACCACCCTCCAGCCGTCGGCCGTGAGGCGACGCACGGTGGCGGCGCCGATCCCCGACGACGCCCCGGTGACCAGTGCTCTACGTCCAGTGGTGCTCATGTGGCACGAGACTACGCGGGGTTCTGACGTCGGCCCCACGAAACCGTGGCACTATTTCCGACATACCGCGCCAGGAAATCGTGGGCACAGGATGGACGACGGGGGAGCCTCAGTGAGCGATCTGCACCTGCTCGCACCGGTCGCACAGGAGGAGCCGGGGACGCGACGCGGCCGGTCGGTGGTCCTCGCCGTGGCGCTGGTGCTGGTGGTCGCGGCCGTGGTCTGGCTGTTCGTGACGCTGCTGCAGGGCTCGCGGGCAGAGGCCCGGACCGAGGCGGCCCTCGGGCACAGCGCGCATGCCGCGGGCGACTGCCGGGCGGCGGACGGGCACCTGAAGTCGGCCCTGAACTCCGGCACCGTCTCGTTCCTCGACCCTCCGGTCGACCGGACCGGGCTGCGCGCCGAACTCACCGCCTGCGAAACGCTGGAACGTGCGCGGCACCTCGCCGGGCGGCAGGAGCACCGCCGGGCGATCCGCGAGTTCGGGGACTA encodes:
- a CDS encoding SDR family oxidoreductase; translation: MSTTGRRALVTGASSGIGAATVRRLTADGWRVVAAARRRERLEALAAETGAEPYALDVTDDDAVAGLAEHLAATGGLDAVINNAGGALGLDKVEDGDVDGWRWMYEVNVLGTLRVTKATLPLLREAGAARGVADVVNLTSTAALGAYEGGAGYTAAKHGEHMLSQTLRWEIAGEPVRVIEIAPGAVATEEFSLVRFDGDAEKAARVYAGYTPLTAEDVADTVAWTVSRPDHVNIDQVTIRPRAQAHNSKIVRDAGV
- a CDS encoding molybdopterin-dependent oxidoreductase, producing MNSGDRHGALAAVAGVVAAGVGLAVSELLSAVIAPGASTIFAGGAAVVDIVPSWLKDFAVEWFGTADKAVLLGSMGFVLAVGAALAGWLERRRSGIGVALLVLVGLAGAVLAATRPAATPLWAAPSLIGIGVAVPVLRAAVRTLGTGGVTRPAPRAVPGAGEAVPDRRADGESPDAARPGPDTAPDLTVPAAAQDATSSAAPQDAAPPAAPPSGPDRRRFLQITGLAAAGALVALAASQAIGAGGRAVEAVRERFRLPDAARPADPVPSGADLPVDGLAPYVTPNDDFYRIDTALRVPEVDPENWSLRVTGMVEEPFEIGWDELVALPMTEHHVTLACVSNAVGGDLIGNALWLGYPIRELLERARPQAGADMVLSRSVDGFTAGTPLEVLTDPDRMSLLAIGMNGEPLPTRHGFPARLVVPGLYGYVSATKWVTELKVTTFDQDEGYWTPRGWSALGPIKVQSRVDVPRGFANVDAGEVVVAGVAWAQHVGIQGVEVKADDGDWIPAELAESTGVDTWRQWRAVLDLEAGDHTVSVRATNTDGETQTDAKAPPAPDGATGHHTVAFTVV